Proteins from a single region of Hypomesus transpacificus isolate Combined female chromosome 9, fHypTra1, whole genome shotgun sequence:
- the LOC124471776 gene encoding N-acylethanolamine-hydrolyzing acid amidase-like isoform X2: MFSALLLLSLVLCTSCFYPPVVNISLDDPPEVRWAPLLKVFDVTDLNKAAAEVIDSTVPKWVHHALAPVVVALDKYIPSPYAGEIRGMASHFGATLSDIIILNFAYEISAFCTSIVAQDTSGHVYHGRNLDYPHDVLRNLTINIIFLKNGEVAYRGTSFAGYVGLWTGQSPNKFTVSGDQRVAGVRGGEGVVITRDRQGPADIWPLDPLNGRWYRVETNFDHWLPPPSRDHRRDIANKALNATGQENINIDTLFQVLSVYPVCNGMTVYTTTMSAAFPDNYTSVIRPQGCHWTDSIV; the protein is encoded by the exons ATGTTTAGTGCACTGCTTCTCCTCAGTCTAGTGTTATGTACCTCATGCTTTTATCCACCTGTGGTCAACATTAGCTTGGATGACCCCCCAGAAGTGCGATGGGCGCCACTATTGAAAGTGTTTGACGTGACCGACCTGAATAAAGCAGCTGCTGAGGTTATTGA TTCTACTGTTCCAAAATGGGTGCATCACGCATTGGCTCCAGTTGTGGTGGCTTTGGACAAGTATATTCCTTCACCATACGCCGGAGAGATACGTGGAATGGCATCACACTTTGGAGCAACCCTTTCAGATATCATAATTCTCAACTTTGCCTATGAAATATCTGC ATTCTGCACTAGTATTGTGGCTCAGGACACAAGTGGTCATGTGTACCATGGCAGGAATCTTGATTACCCACATGATGTTCTCAGGAATCTAACCATTAACATTATCTTTCTAAAGAATGGAGAG GTGGCTTACCGAGGAACCTCTTTTGCGGGTTATGTTGGTCTGTGGACGGGACAAAGTCCTAACAAGTTCACAGTCTCTGGAGACCAGCGCG TTGCTGGTGTTCGGGGTGGTGAAGGAGTGGTCATCACCAGGGACAGGCAAGGCCCAGCTGATATTTGGCCTTTGGATCCTTTAAATGGACG ATGGTACAGAGTGGAAACCAACTTTGACCACTGGCTTCCACCACCCTCAAGGGATCATCGAAG AGATATTGCCAATAAAGCATTAAATGCTACGGGTCAAGAAAATATCAACATAGACACACTTTTTCAG GTTTTGTCTGTGTATCCAGTATGTAATGG AATGACAGTATACACAACAACAATGAGTGCAGCCTTCCCTGATAACTACACGTCAGTTATTAGACCACAG GGTTGCCACTGGACTGATTCAATTGTTTGA
- the bhlhe40 gene encoding class E basic helix-loop-helix protein 40, whose protein sequence is MERITSAQPPPCMAKHPSFDIADNQGVDFSMYMFKSRRGIKRRDDSKETYKLPHRLIEKKRRDRINECIAQLKDLLPEHLKLTTLGHLEKAVVLELTLKHVKTLGSLLEQQQQKIIALQNGMQINDQSSVSSESSEEMFRTGFHVCAQEVLQYLATQESNRDLTPSHMISHIHKVASEVLQCPANPRVEEPAHNLSEKLEKPAGPPPKASEGHARNCVPVIQRTYPHGTGEQSGSDTDTDSGYGGEHEKRDPKAQHPSYYSKEAELKYSLADRMAGAIKQEGDEPQAKRLRSDSSEDESFSGHRADNHGKYMNFSPHQPQVCMPFYLLPPSAAAAAAYLPLLEKCWYPGGMSIMYPGMSRSTASMSPEKLPQSLFVSSRESSPVPHQSPMDSPALLQALKQVPPLNLETKE, encoded by the exons ATGGAGAGGATTACAAGTGCGCAACCTCCTCCTTGTATGGCAAAACACCCGTCTTTTGACATAGCTGACAACCAAGG AGTGGATTTCTCTATGTACATGTTCAAATCCAGAAGGGGCATAAAGCGCCGAGATGACAGTAAG GAGACATACAAGTTACCTCACCGGCTAATCGAAAAGAAAAGACGCGACAGAATAAACGAATGCATCGCCCAGTTGAAGGATTTATTGCCTGAACATCTGAAACTCACT ACTCTGGGACATTTGGAGAAAGCTGTGGTGTTGGAACTCACCCTCAAGCATGTTAAGACTCTGGGCAGTCTCCTGGAACAGCAGCAACAGAAAATCATCGCATTGCAGAATGGCATGCAAATTA ACGACCAGAGCAGTGTTAGCTCAGAGAGCAGTGAGGAGATGTTCCGCACAGGCTTTCATGTATGTGCCCAGGAGGTCCTTCAGTATCTTGCCACACAGGAGAGCAACAGAGACCTGACCCCCTCCCATATGATCAGCCATATCCACAAGGTTGCATCCGAAGTGCTGCAGTGTCCAGCCAACCCACGTGTCGAGGAGCCTGCCCACAACCTTTCGGAGAAGTTGGAGAAGCCTGCTGGGCCACCCCCTAAGGCCTCTGAGGGTCATGCCAGGAACTGTGTGCCGGTCATTCAAAGGACTTACCCCCACGGCACTGGGGAGCAGAGTGGCAGTGACACAGACACTGACAGTGGCTATGGAGGGGAGCATGAGAAGCGGGACCCCAAAGCCCAGCACCCCAGTTACTATAGCAAAGAGGCGGAGCTCAAGTACAGTCTTGCAGACAGGATGGCAGGTGCCATCAAGCAGGAGGGTGATGAACCCCAGGCCAAAAGATTAAGATCGGACTCCTCAGAGGATGAGTCCTTCTCTGGGCATAGGGCTGATAACCATGGCAAATACATGAACTTCTCCCCCCACCAACCCCAAGTCTGCATGCCCTTCTACCTCCTACCCCCTTCAGCTGCGGCTGCTGCAGCTTACCTGCCCCTTCTGGAGAAGTGCTGGTACCCTGGGGGTATGTCTATCATGTACCCAGGTATGAGTAGATCCACTGCCAGCATGTCTCCGGAAAAGCTACCCCAATCCTTGTTTGTATCTTCAAGGGAAAGCTCACCAGTTCCCCACCAGAGCCCCATGGACTCACCAGCCCTTCTCCAAGCTTTAAAGCAAGTCCCGCCTTTGAACCTGGAAACCAAAGAGTGA
- the LOC124471776 gene encoding N-acylethanolamine-hydrolyzing acid amidase-like isoform X1 — protein sequence MFSALLLLSLVLCTSCFYPPVVNISLDDPPEVRWAPLLKVFDVTDLNKAAAEVIDSTVPKWVHHALAPVVVALDKYIPSPYAGEIRGMASHFGATLSDIIILNFAYEISAFCTSIVAQDTSGHVYHGRNLDYPHDVLRNLTINIIFLKNGEVAYRGTSFAGYVGLWTGQSPNKFTVSGDQRGKEHWWEWWKNIVSAFLLKRSPVSWLVRETLEEATDFQDAVMRMSKIPIITGVYYIVAGVRGGEGVVITRDRQGPADIWPLDPLNGRWYRVETNFDHWLPPPSRDHRRDIANKALNATGQENINIDTLFQVLSVYPVCNGMTVYTTTMSAAFPDNYTSVIRPQGCHWTDSIV from the exons ATGTTTAGTGCACTGCTTCTCCTCAGTCTAGTGTTATGTACCTCATGCTTTTATCCACCTGTGGTCAACATTAGCTTGGATGACCCCCCAGAAGTGCGATGGGCGCCACTATTGAAAGTGTTTGACGTGACCGACCTGAATAAAGCAGCTGCTGAGGTTATTGA TTCTACTGTTCCAAAATGGGTGCATCACGCATTGGCTCCAGTTGTGGTGGCTTTGGACAAGTATATTCCTTCACCATACGCCGGAGAGATACGTGGAATGGCATCACACTTTGGAGCAACCCTTTCAGATATCATAATTCTCAACTTTGCCTATGAAATATCTGC ATTCTGCACTAGTATTGTGGCTCAGGACACAAGTGGTCATGTGTACCATGGCAGGAATCTTGATTACCCACATGATGTTCTCAGGAATCTAACCATTAACATTATCTTTCTAAAGAATGGAGAG GTGGCTTACCGAGGAACCTCTTTTGCGGGTTATGTTGGTCTGTGGACGGGACAAAGTCCTAACAAGTTCACAGTCTCTGGAGACCAGCGCG GTAAGGAGCATTGGTGGGAGTGGTGGAAGAACATAGTTTCTGCTTTCCTGTTAAAAAGATCTCCAGTCAGCTGGTTGGTGAGAGAG ACATTGGAGGAAGCAACAGACTTTCAGGATGCAGTCATGCGAATGTCCAAAATCCCTATTATCACGGGTGTTTACTACATAGTTGCTGGTGTTCGGGGTGGTGAAGGAGTGGTCATCACCAGGGACAGGCAAGGCCCAGCTGATATTTGGCCTTTGGATCCTTTAAATGGACG ATGGTACAGAGTGGAAACCAACTTTGACCACTGGCTTCCACCACCCTCAAGGGATCATCGAAG AGATATTGCCAATAAAGCATTAAATGCTACGGGTCAAGAAAATATCAACATAGACACACTTTTTCAG GTTTTGTCTGTGTATCCAGTATGTAATGG AATGACAGTATACACAACAACAATGAGTGCAGCCTTCCCTGATAACTACACGTCAGTTATTAGACCACAG GGTTGCCACTGGACTGATTCAATTGTTTGA